A single genomic interval of Lewinellaceae bacterium harbors:
- a CDS encoding CHAT domain-containing protein → MDSLFFRRALSEFDKALDFQAQSLSITQRIEDTPGEILVLSAIGNTYMAKGELAKAIDYQLRSLKAAETAPNQYLQSFTLGNLGQAYMLSGEYGNAIKSYERCLEIVRSVSDRRGEAQALGNLGNIYHFLGHYSKSADYREQMLAIMRQLQDKMSISQALANLGVSYLTLGEQEKAFACLQESLQLKREVFDRRGEAIVLGNLALYYNLAKNDNKAQECQMQSLRLAREINYTYGEVHTLVALGVIYYSKGLYSQSMECFQEALPIVRKMGEHRFEAVILENLGRILFQTGQTEESEKMLWAGIEILESLRDSLGFDDANKISLFDTQQNTYHLLQKVLVAQGKANTALEVAERARARAFIELLRRQNASFELSFQAEASPTIEQIRKIAKAQEATLVEYSLVYINSAGKAQEPTLDLYIWVIHPTGKIDFQNIDWSSHIPEIFNESRSLNSEFFDAMGVRGRGVAMESSDVADTEVLQEIYRQLIYPVASFLPEDEKHRIIFIPQFFTFVPFPALMDENGKYLIEKHTILTAPSIQVLDLTHKQKHQLSPNAESETLVIGNPTMPKIQTKKGTFIEQLDSLPHAEQEAREIARLLRIEPFIGEHATKAEVLPKMRKAYIIHLATHGLLDDFSKTEIPGAVALAPSDTDNGLLTAEEILSLDLQADLVVLSACSTAHGRMTGDGVIGLAGLEVDTYRWGD, encoded by the coding sequence ATGGACAGTTTATTCTTTCGTCGTGCCTTAAGCGAATTTGACAAAGCGTTAGATTTTCAAGCGCAAAGCCTGAGCATAACCCAACGTATTGAAGACACACCAGGTGAAATTTTGGTTTTGAGCGCCATAGGCAACACCTACATGGCTAAAGGCGAACTGGCAAAGGCTATTGACTATCAACTCAGAAGCCTGAAGGCCGCTGAAACGGCTCCAAACCAGTATCTGCAGTCTTTTACTCTTGGCAATTTGGGCCAGGCTTATATGCTTAGCGGCGAGTATGGGAATGCGATAAAAAGCTATGAACGTTGTTTGGAAATAGTGCGGTCAGTAAGTGACCGTAGAGGCGAAGCCCAGGCTTTGGGGAATTTAGGGAATATCTATCACTTTTTGGGTCACTACTCCAAAAGTGCCGACTACCGCGAACAAATGCTGGCGATCATGCGGCAACTCCAGGATAAAATGTCAATTTCTCAAGCTTTGGCGAACCTCGGCGTGTCGTATTTGACCCTTGGAGAACAGGAAAAGGCTTTTGCGTGCCTGCAGGAAAGCCTGCAACTCAAACGAGAAGTTTTTGACCGCCGGGGTGAAGCAATCGTTCTCGGAAATTTAGCACTTTATTACAACCTCGCCAAGAATGATAACAAAGCGCAGGAATGCCAGATGCAGAGCTTACGCCTTGCCAGAGAGATAAATTACACTTATGGAGAAGTTCATACTCTTGTTGCGCTGGGAGTGATCTATTATTCCAAAGGGCTGTATTCTCAATCCATGGAGTGTTTTCAAGAAGCTCTTCCGATTGTTCGAAAAATGGGCGAGCACCGGTTTGAAGCTGTTATATTAGAGAATTTGGGAAGAATCCTATTTCAAACTGGTCAAACTGAGGAATCAGAGAAAATGCTATGGGCTGGAATTGAAATCCTGGAGTCCTTGCGTGATAGTCTCGGTTTTGATGATGCTAATAAAATTTCCTTGTTTGATACTCAACAGAATACGTATCACCTGCTTCAGAAAGTTTTAGTTGCTCAAGGAAAAGCGAATACCGCCTTAGAAGTTGCAGAACGGGCACGAGCAAGGGCCTTTATCGAACTGTTAAGAAGGCAAAATGCTTCTTTTGAGCTATCTTTTCAAGCGGAGGCTTCTCCGACCATTGAACAGATTCGAAAAATCGCAAAAGCTCAAGAGGCGACACTCGTAGAGTATTCATTGGTTTATATAAATAGTGCCGGCAAGGCTCAAGAGCCGACATTAGATCTTTACATTTGGGTCATTCATCCTACCGGGAAAATAGATTTTCAGAATATCGATTGGTCCTCGCATATACCAGAAATCTTCAATGAATCACGGAGTTTAAACTCCGAATTTTTTGACGCCATGGGAGTTCGGGGGCGCGGTGTCGCAATGGAATCTTCTGATGTAGCAGACACAGAAGTATTGCAAGAAATATACCGACAACTGATTTATCCTGTAGCCAGCTTTTTGCCTGAAGATGAGAAACATAGGATTATATTTATTCCTCAATTCTTTACATTCGTACCATTTCCTGCATTGATGGATGAGAATGGAAAATACTTGATTGAAAAGCACACAATTCTCACCGCCCCTTCAATTCAGGTGTTGGATTTAACTCACAAGCAAAAACATCAGCTTTCCCCAAATGCTGAATCAGAGACATTAGTCATCGGAAACCCAACCATGCCAAAAATTCAAACAAAAAAAGGAACATTTATAGAACAACTCGACTCTTTACCTCATGCCGAACAAGAAGCACGTGAAATTGCCCGATTGCTGAGGATCGAACCATTTATTGGAGAGCATGCAACAAAGGCAGAGGTACTCCCGAAAATGCGAAAAGCATACATTATCCACTTAGCCACCCACGGGTTATTAGACGATTTTAGCAAAACGGAGATTCCAGGGGCAGTTGCCTTAGCGCCTTCTGATACTGACAATGGTTTGTTAACCGCAGAGGAAATATTATCGCTTGACCTGCAAGCTGATTTAGTTGTTTTAAGTGCTTGCAGTACAGCACATGGACGGATGACTGGCGATGGGGTGATCGGCCTGGCGGGGCTGGAGGTGGATACGTATCGGTGGGGGGATTAG